Proteins found in one Candidatus Brocadiaceae bacterium genomic segment:
- a CDS encoding HIT family protein, with the protein MSDCLFCRIAEGKIPAAVLAADEHVVSFLDIRPVNPGHALVVPRRHADDLMGLTEGEMLAAMAMVRRVASAVVQATGSAGFHVLQNNGEAAGQVVRHAHFHVIPRRPGDGFDPGWRQIEPEAGQLEALQEAIRRLL; encoded by the coding sequence ATGTCGGACTGCCTGTTCTGCCGCATCGCGGAAGGGAAGATCCCGGCGGCCGTCCTGGCCGCCGACGAGCACGTGGTCAGCTTCCTGGACATCCGTCCGGTCAACCCCGGCCACGCGCTGGTCGTGCCCAGGCGCCATGCCGACGATCTGATGGGGCTGACGGAGGGCGAGATGCTGGCGGCGATGGCCATGGTGCGGCGGGTGGCGTCCGCCGTGGTGCAGGCGACCGGCAGTGCGGGCTTCCACGTCCTTCAGAACAACGGGGAGGCGGCCGGCCAGGTCGTCCGCCACGCGCATTTCCACGTGATTCCGCGGAGGCCCGGCGACGGCTTTGACCCGGGCTGGCGGCAGATCGAACCGGAGGCCGGGCAACTGGAGGCGCTGCAGGAGGCGATTCGTCGCCTGCTGTGA